The genomic interval ctctcactcatacaaatcaaagaaccaccctcatatgtaggagttcccaactcactcacgattaaggtcatgtcacctatggtcattttagtgaaatgtaagtttcaattatcaatgacgttatataaagagattaatcatCTCGCGGtccggtattatacaaactctttgtataggtacccccgctcacatgtctccacatgaatggtcaggattagaccatttgtagcactttataacatttgtaacatctacaaagcgggccgtatctgtaATGTTaataggataaggtatctctcctttatccatctactatagacaatttaggttattacttaaggcatgatctacatgtatgtctcacatatatgcttaagttacatgaaataaccacggatcttagtttattggatttgagtagatgcttataaaataacatttattttattaataacaatatgtgtacAAGATGTTTACATATTACGAGATcactgggagaattaggacactaatacaaacaatctcccacttatcctaaagcctTGGGAgattaatgtacaatacataaaaatagtacaatatacaataaattaaggcatactctataccccagtatcatctcccatttaccctagacaaggtgctgcatgtcccgtagacccagacttttcagatgactctcgaacactttagccgtgagagtctttgtaaatggatcagcaatgttgtgctctgacacgatctttgtgactatcacatcaccgcgatgcacaatcttccTGATCAATGATACTTCtgttctatgtgcttgcctctttggtgactccgaggttccttagaTTTTTCAACAGtcccgttgttatcacaatagagagtgatcgacaaagacatatttggaacaacttccaaatcggtaaggaacttcctaatcTAAACAACCTTTTTAATAgtttcacaagcagctacatattcgaCTTCATAATGGAGTGTACGATGCATTATTGCTTGATACTTTGCCAAACTACAGCtcttccattcagagtgaacactaaccTTGATGTCGATTtttgagaatctctatcagtctgaaagtcagagtctatgtatcctataaggatgaAATCCTaatctccatacatgagcatatagtccctcgttctccgaagatacttgagatttttgaccgccgtccagtgatttAATCCTGGATTGATATCGACtgataatccctactgcatagcaaatgtcaggcctagtatataacattgcatacatgaggCTACAACGGTCGATGcgtagggaatccatctcatttcctcaacctcttgaggtgtcataggacactattccttaaaCAAAACAtatccatgcctgaaaggtaataaacctgtCTTGAattttgcatcgagtacttgatcaacatcttgttaatgtacgatgcctgagacaaggtcaaccttttattcttacgatccctaatgatttggattcctagaacaaactacgcctctcccaaatcttttatttggaattgggtggctagccatttcttaatgtcaatcagaaaacctacatcattctcaatgagtaggatatcatccacatagagcactaggaaagctactgagctgttgatgattttcttgtaaacacaagtctcatcaacattttgatcaaagccaaatgatttgatcgcactatcaaatctaatgttccatgatctagatgcttgtttcagcccataaatggacctattaagcttgcaaattttttcctcttgatctggaacaatgaatcCTTCTGATTGAGCCATGTAGATAGTCTTCTCAAGATTAACATTCAGAAatgcagtcttgacgtccatttgccatatctcataatcataaaatgtggcaatggataggagaatcctgatagacttcaacatgacaacaggtgagaaagtttccttatagttcactccctcgacctgggtataaccttttgccacgagtctagccttaaaggtctgcaccatctacacctcgttttctcttgtagatccacttacaacctatagttttaccccatcaggctgatccacaagttcctagtcgaaattgaagtacatagactctatttcatgattcatggctttaatccactcatctttgtcaatatcctccattgcttgcttataagataatggatcctcaactccatcatcaaatatgatgttttgggcttctgtcaaacccatgtaacatTCCgctgggttcgcaaccctcccactacatcaaggcaatctcaactcttgagatggttgactagatgaaccgacatcaacaattcttgttctatcagtctcattagaaatctcatttaaaacaagcttacttcgtggtttatgatcccacatgtggtcttcttccaagaagatagcatttgtcgatacaaacaccttgttctcACTCCGATCATAGAAGTACCCATCCTTCATTTCTTTGAGGTAgactacaaagaggcaaactttcgaacgagGTTCTAACTTTTTAGGCCTAGCCATAAGCACGTGGGCTAGACATCCCCAAATcataaagtggcgtaaactacttttacggcctctccatagctcaaaaggtgtttcagaaacactctttgagggaacattgttgaAAATGTAAactgtagtctccactgcaaatccctaaaacgagtctggaagatgagcataactcatcatagacaaaaccatgtccaacagggttctgtttctcctttctgatacaccattttgctgaggtgtacctggggccgagagttgggacgcgattccatgttctatcatatagttctggacttctaagtccatatactctccaccacaatcatattgtagtgtttttatcttcttacctaacaagttttcaacctgAGCCTTATACTTTTTGAACTTATCAAGAGtgtcagacttctgttgcattaggtatagatatcCATATCTTGAattatcatctatgaaagagatgaaatattcatacccaccttgagctcTTACACTCATTGAAccatagaggtttgaatgtataagcttcaaggtttccttggctataaccttttcctgtaaaaggttgtttgatcattttgccttcaaggcatgattcacataccaacaaagagttttcttctaaacaatttagaggtccacatttcaccaacttttcaatcctattgaggttgatgtgacctaaccttagatgccaaagataggtgttttccttaggagaaacctttggtctttttgcagttattgctgttttgaacatttcagtattaagcaaggcttttatgactaacggccttagtacatacaagttattttccattgaaccaaaattaatctccataccattcttgaaaataaaccctttattcttagaaaagaagatggaataactttgttcaatcagacaagaaactgaaattaagttcctcatgatatgaggaactacataaacattatttagtaacagataacgtttcttgtccaaaaataattttagcctgcctacaacatcagctgaaacaacctcaccaatacTGACTTGAAAAGTCAACTCTCCATCTTCCAACtttttccaagaactaaatccttggtagaaaGAACTtacgtggttagtagcaccataatcaagtatccaggcagaaccatcattctctatcaaacacgtctccaagacaaataaatcacatttattgtctttagaattcttcctcttctggaagtcgtgggatcagtatcaaaaCCTATATAAGCtctaagttccatttcagagaacaattctcgtcgatgaacttcttccgagtcagcaacaattgctttctcttttagtctcttgacattcaagaaagactaaaggttatcttgggaattgatactactggtttctttgtcatccatccctttttgctcaaaaagtgagaacttagttcaaacaattcttgcaacaagTCCTTGATCTTATGTGCAacgaccatgttctcaacccttttggctaatgcatcaggtatgctagccaaaatgtgaagtcgagccatcgaattagccttcttccacacctcatatgcattatgaatatTTCACAGTGCATCAAGGTTTGGGACTTGagaacactcctcaaccatgacaaactcgaggtcgtttaccacgaaatatgttttaagagactatttccaatgtatgtaattggtcaaattataagaggcaactaacggaaaatcatGCAATCATATGTTactaaaaaacaaacatattgattACATTTGATTTTAGTAAATactctttaaaataaaatccaatctggtttagcaaaatctaaatgaaccccgtgtgacatctagtttcacaatgacgcttcagtctgtctcttatacacatctagatgtgtataagagacagctcccaGGGCActacgaggccaagcatgaatctcacggtgtgaacattcaaggagaaacgtgagtagaattgtcatatcatatatatcttttcctcccactgagtactTTAAAAACCTAGGGTTtattttacttagaaaaaacacagcAAATTGTTTTTTAAGTGActgtttaggtttgcccaaaagtaactcttactttcgaaagttaaacaattttttgatcatcattcattaaacactttaatgaagtctttgatcaactgttgcatgcttgcaacaaatctatctaattcatctttcatggtaggttcccaggtaggggtgttccatttccgtcagcttaaatactccagccttgctagaacccgccttagacaaaaggtcccttatagatagatttattacaaatttaatcttttatggaaatcaatttaatcctattaaaccgatgcaaaagattaaacttaggtttctaatctcattagaaccatgaacttaggtttatctcaatcaaattttaaaacccttttaaaacatgatttttaCCTATGTTCGCAtgtaactctttcttattgattttagttctaatttccatcataactcttataaaaggaaacaactaaaaccattcaCAATGCGAAGCAACACATACTTTTATAACTCTTacaaataaacctaagtgtcatgctccatgcatttttcattcattactacttttatataataattatataataaagtaatgaaccaagcatacatgctctcatataaccttatactataacacttgtaatataaagatgatgcatgcataaatataactcttatattatatgatgcatgagcatgctttgatgtaatttaatcatgccatctactatattataacacttataatatatgatgcatgaataaaattcataatctaaagtgggttttaaatctatatgtaacacattatgacatataaacaaacatacatctcatgtacattagaTAAAAGTTGACGAACCGGGTTAATTAGCctcaaattttaaagaataaagctaactattacaaagagcaTTGGGTCCaccagttcaaacaggcgaaccgggtctagAACCGTCCAGACAAAGCCGCATCTCCATGATCGTGTAAGAGCTGCTTATGATTGTCTAGCAACGGTATATGAGCATAAATAATCGTTTAGAAGGGATCGAGTGCCTAtgagtatgcaatgaagcatgaaggtcacGCGATCGTGCAACGCACATCATGTAATGCATGCCTTAAATGATCAAGTAGACGACAACTATGCGGTGAAGCATGATAGTCTAATGATTGCGAAGCAAGCGTCAAGTATCGTATATCGggtgatcgagtagccagtgactatgcaatgaagcatactggactacacgatcgtttagtgcacacgCCTACCATACGACGAGTATTATAAACTCTATGTGATCATTTACCCCAAGCGTCCATGCGATCGAGCAGCCAACGTaacacgatagagtaaactctttactcaatcgtttagcatcaactatacgatcatttagtaaatgctaaTACGATcgggtagaacttttctacacgatcgtataagagaaaaagaataattaattatcatataattaatatgttataaataaatataataaccaacttatcatattatatttataacctatagttttaatatttcatcatatgaaacatataaaccatagttcattttctattttatggtatttaatataaatcatatttatattatttcctccaattaatgtatctaatacatcatattaattatatcacatataattgattttcctcttattaatttgaacacttcaaattaacccaaaatttgattctcaacttgaacccattgagctaccaaggggacctcatggacctgtagcttgaagctccaaagatatatgaataattgattaaactctttaatcacgagattcaccatccgttaactgttagtcagtccactaaagaccgaaagctgcactcttcgcactatagatatatttctgtgtccatatgattaatcaatagtgtgatgacccttcataaatcgctcgtaagtacaactaggccaattcaCCGTTTTGCTTcgtatagttacatctaactccttaagtaccactaatttctttaatgaacaataagtcatagtcctactatgactaagtcctctggggccaggagagggtgtagccactatgttcaagaacCAGAATCAGCCGTTAacggagcaatttatctacttatccctacttcagggaaggagtgaattccatcttgtgtagctgagttcccagctcctcaatcagacgaatccccaaaaatggtagccttattgagttgaaaatctggccactctcactcatacaaattagaGGACTGcttttataggcaggagttcccaactcactcaggattaagctcatgtcacctatggtcattttagtgaagtgtaagtctcaattatcaacgatgttatataaagagactaatcatctcgtggtccagtcttatacaaactctttgtataggataccccgctcgcatgtcttcacatgaatggtcaggatcaaactatttgtagcactttacaacacttgtaacatctataaagtgggccgtatccgtagtgatAACAAAATAAGGTATCCTtcatttatccatctactacagaccatttaggttattacttaaggcatgatccacttgtatgtctcacatacatacttaagttacatgaaataaccacggatcttagtttttttatttgtgtaaatgcttataaaataatatctattttagtaataacaatatgtgtacaagatgtttacaaattacgtgaccaccgagagaattaggacaccaatcccaacatttagtccctaaaattacaaatttattgttGATGCCAAGTGAAGGTCAAGTGCGTGTGTTTTCCTTTGGCCAAAATTTGGTATCAACAGTTGGCATCGTCTATGGGGAGGAAGTGATCAACCAATACAAAATTGAGAaatctttgaaaaattcaagaaaatccaAATTGTGATGGCTTAATTCTCACAATCaagttaaaaaaagaaattatgaagATAGAAACATGGGAGAATCAGATCTCCATGACCAAAATCGAAGGAAACAATGGGTGAATTAAATCTCCATAACTAAAATCAAAAGATATCATGGGCGAATTAGATCTCCATATCTCTAGtttaagagaagaaatttcATATAATAGCAAGGACAAAAGAGTTTATGGAGATTGAGGGcttgatttattaaaaaagaaaaacgaaaaaGTAAAAGGACGAAAAGGACAAAAAAGGGAAACCCTAAAACTTTCATCTTTTCCATTCCCtctttctttttcctatttCACTATGGAGTCGTCGCAAGTGACCCAAAAAAATGGCAGTCGGTCATCTTCTCCAATGACCTACTATAGCAGTTTTggatggtgaaacagggatagTAGAGACAAGAAGGAACGGATGACAGCAATAGTAGCAAGCGATGATGGCAGGTGGCATCAACAACGAGTAGTGGTGGCAGTAGCAAGTGGCAACGATAGCACCGGTGAGCGGTGAAGGCAggaaacaacaacaacaagtaGAAACGGTGAACGACTATGAACAACTTTAATCAATGGCGGCGAGTTGATTCCAGCCAGAACTCATGAATGACTCAAACTCCAATGTATTTCACTTTGGTGGGTGTAGAGTTTTTTCCTTTCTGACATGGGTCGAGAGCTTCCCTTTGAAAACAATGGTGATGGGTTTGTTGGAATCGGCTACCTTTCGACGGTGAAACTCGACAACAGCGAATAGTCAGGAACAACGGTCGTCAGAAATATGAAACATGCAAAACAAAAAGTCGTTACAGGCTTAATCACGGATCTCGTTCTCTTTAAGATGTTTTGTGGCTCTACCTAGGTGTAGGTGTGCAAGTAGGTCGACGGTATTGCTAAGTCGTCTACCGGATAAAATAGCCCAAAAAAGGTCTCGATCGGAAATGCACCATCACCAATCGAAAACTCACACCATTCAGACTGATTTTCTTGAAAAACGATCGAAAAACAAAAGTGTAAATCTGGAAAAGAGGGTTGAGAGAATGAAGAGTATTTGTGAGGGGATGAATGATAAGATAATTTGAGATGGCTTAAGGTTTGCGCTAAAGACTTGATTGTGCTCATCGtgacaataaaataaaataaaaataattaataacaatatttttttaaaaaaataatgtcaaatgAGATGGAACATGAGTAGAATTTCTATCATACCCATATTGATCTATTTTCTTACTCCCTCTAAGATAGGGATACCCCTTGGGGGCCAAACCCAAGGTCCAAGATGGGAATATATGAAGAAGAAATCACTTCTCAACTTAAGCGATGTGGGATTATCAAaagccatttttctttttcaaactcaATTTTCACCGACAGGTTTATAACCAGACATAGTGGTGATGAGTAGTCTAACGTCCACCTCGACCACCCCTTCTATTCAAGCTAAGATTTTCGGTCAATAATGGTGTTCTCTCTGACATAAACTCCAATATTTGAGTGAGAACGAAAATATCTAAAGCTTCACAACCCAAAGTTGGATGCGGTGACTTAGATTGTGGGTGAATAAGAAGGCAGCAGTGAACAAGTGTGATGGCAGTTGGAGAAAAGTTCCAGATCTTGACAATACAATGTTCTATCCTTGAAATCATCTATTGAATTTAAGTTCTTTAGTTACCACTTTTAGATTAATTAgcattttcaaaagaaaatcaagaaagCAAATTGAGGTGTAAAGCAAAAAGAAGATCCATTTTTATTCGGAGTTTCAACTTCAATGTTCCAGAATTACAAGGTTGTAGAGAGAAAAAGTTCTTAGAGAAAGCAAACAATAAATTCTTCTTATGTTTCAATTATTGGGAACCAAGCCAACAATTCGGGAAGCAAGATGAAGCTTTCAACCTTTTGCACCCATGAAATTGAAATGGTTTAACATAGGAATGTTGTGGACTAAGGATTTTTCAAGGCAAACATAAACTGTGAAAGATGTATTTATCAAGTGTGTATTTACAAGAAACTGTACAGGGGTATAAATATTGTATTAAACCCTAAGAATAGAGCCTAACTAAATTAACCAAAACCTAAAGACTCTCCAAGAAGACCTAGTATACAGGAGACTTAGTATTCACATGACTTAGTATACATTCACACgttccctcaaactcaaggtggtaaGGTAGGAATCAACTTGAGTTTGTTAAGTAGTTGGAGAAAACGACCAGGAGGCAATGCTTTGATGAGAATGTCAGCGGGTTTCTCAGCAGTGGAAATAGAGTAACAACCATTCTCAATATGCTTGGTGTGTTCATGAAAGACATCATTATGAGCAATCTGAATGGCACTACATTTGTCACAATGAAGTATAGTGGCAGACGACTGAGGGACTCCTATATCAGCAAGAAGCCAACGAAGCCACAAGATTTCTGACGTAGCATCAGCTGGAGCACAATATTCAGACTCCGTACTAGAATGGGAAACAACACTCTGTTTCTTACTACGCCAAGAAATGTGTGAATCACCAAGGTATAAACAATAATCAGAGGTAGAACGCTGGTCAGTAGGATCACCAACCCAATCAACATCGGAATAGCCTGATAAAACCAGAGAAGATTGGGAAGAAAACTGAAGCCCATGCCCTAAAGTACCTTTAACATAACGAAGGATACAAAGAACAACAATAAAATGAATGGTCCGAGGTGCAGCCATGAACTTACtaactgaaggaaatcaaatatgagatttccatgagcagtgaaaaatagatcattccaaattacaatcatgaatgaatattacaaattaaagtcgtaaataaaacaaacagttatgcaatcaatacaaaaattacagcatgaacaatcaaataaacaagCAAAATGCTACGAATGTTTGTTGACTCGttccacgctccttgctcacgaatgctcgaacacaataatctcgaatgctcgaacaacacgaccgcaacactgcacaaacactttgtactcgtcctcagcgatcgcctcagtcacgaactcctcagcaacacgaacagcctccacagaacctcgacagtgtcgagttgagtatgccaccaccaagaaggttaccttggtattctcggtgtgagactCCAGATGGTggactctgtgtggacttggaatgaggcagacaAAAGCggaatgaacaatcgtgtacacaattgggcaagtgggagaagacagaaacctatcgcataggtcgatgccctatcgtttagctaatgctaagtgatcgtctagaaaaagctaagtgatcatttagctcagcatttgtcgcctacaaaacactacatgACCGTTTACTTTgctcaagctgtcgcttagtaaatctgtatttacttgacaagcttcTGTgagatgcttttttttttcgagAGAGAAAACCCAAAAAAATTTTTCAACCTTTtgcaaaaacttactaaaattaagaaaacaattttccttttatctcacgattaccacgaaccaccaataaccttccactcaatttgttattagagaataagatttaattatacaataattaatattattatgaatataaatgataaccaacttatcatactatatttataacctatagttttaatatttcatctcatgaaacatataaaccatagttcttttcatattccatgatacttaatgtaaatctcattttaaCAGTCAATCCTCcaactagatgtatctcatacatcatacctattatatcatatataatcaaaatacctcttgtcaatttaacatttcaaatcaacaccaagaactgatcctcaaactgaatccattgagctaccaaagggactttatggacctgtagctcgaagctccaatggtacgtgaataactaacctaaactctttagtgacgggatccaccattcgttaactgctaggacactccactaaagaccaacaactgaactctcctaccacagatatattatgtgtccatctttaACTAATCAGCAGtttgacaacccttcacagatcgctcgtaaagtacagctaggctaataaccgttatacacctgtagttacatctaaactccttaagtaccactgatccctttaatgaacataagtcatagtcctactatgactgcgTCCTCTcatccaaagagaagctgtggccactatgttcaagcctcagaaatCAGCCCTTCtatttatccctacttcgggaagagtgaattccatcttgtggattgagttcccaactcccagatcagacaagtccccaaaaaggtaaggcATGTTAGTTGCAattctgaccactctcacccatactaatcaataGGACCgtccttaaaggcaggagtttccaaaacactcaggattgaggtcatgtcacctatggtcgtttacgtgagatgcaagtctctagtatcaacggcgttatatacagagtctaatcatctcgtggtccaggccttatacaaactctttgtataggacatccccgctcacacgtctccacatgaatggtcaggatctaccatctatgtAGTTTaaaacacttgcaaacctctacaaagaggGCCGTATCCGttgtgtcacaaggatcaggtatcccaccttaatctttataccaCAGACCAatttgggttatcacttaaggcatgatccacttgtatatcacctatacatgcttaaatttacataagataaccaatgagttttgtttattggatatgagtaaatgccatatttaaataacaattattttattcatcaaacaatgtgtatctttacaaaacaacgagactccgggagaattagggcaccaatcccaacactaaaAATGTGAACAACATATGCAATATCAGAACGAGTGACTGTCAGATAAATAAGATTGTTGATAAGCTATAGAGACTGGCATCCTTAAATGGAATTCCATCAGACGAAGTCAAACAAACATTGGGATCGAGTGGTGTTGGAGCTGTAGTAGAGTCAGTAATACTAGAGCGCACCAAAAGATTCGAGGCATACTTTACCTGAAACAAGGATTAAATGGCAAAGCTCAATGATACTTCAAGGATAAGAAAGTAACTGAGTGAACCCAATTCCTTGATAAAGTGTTCGCCAAGATAGTGTTGTAGATCAG from Benincasa hispida cultivar B227 chromosome 10, ASM972705v1, whole genome shotgun sequence carries:
- the LOC120089101 gene encoding secreted RxLR effector protein 161-like; this translates as MAAPRTIHFIVVLCILRYVKGTLGHGLQFSSQSSLVLSGYSDVDWVGDPTDQRSTSDYCLYLGDSHISWRSKKQSVVSHSSTESEYCAPADATSEILWLRWLLADIGVPQSSATILHCDKCSAIQIAHNDVFHEHTKHIENGCYSISTAEKPADILIKALPPGRFLQLLNKLKLIPTLPP